Within Vicia villosa cultivar HV-30 ecotype Madison, WI linkage group LG1, Vvil1.0, whole genome shotgun sequence, the genomic segment gagttgagaagaagaacgaagatgagaagcctttgtgtatcttttagttgttggtgttgaaaatGAATAATTAACAGAAAAAGATATATAGAGGAGCTGGAACAGTTGACGCAGAGCAAACACATAATTTTGCAAGTTCTGAgaagataggtcgacctacttcattgattgggtcgacctaaatggagcagaTTCAGCAAAGTCATGattgttgccagttgggtcgacctgttggggCTTTGGGTCGACCTAAGATCAGTTGGATTTGGTTCTTGtgatttttcttcagtttaggtcgacctaggcacttggttgagtcgacctaaatgggacATAAGTGAATCTTCTTTATTTGcttcagtttgagtcgacctaaggaCTAACTGGGTCGACCTATCTGAGACAAATCCTAATGCTGAGTGAATGAAGCTTTATAGGTCGACCTGGGCATGTGGTGGGTCGACCTAAAGTGTCTTAGATAGCCAAAATCCTActtttccttgagtcattcacttgtgctttgGTATTTGTTCatttatgatgtttgccatgaatcaaaaacttcttggtgagtgtaggcttgtacttacatgaacaacttaataattaatttaaattaggttttgataattagattaattaggtaTATTAGatagttaatttaatttaggtttaatttaatttagttaatttaggttaggattaatttattaattgttttaattgaattaatcgattgcgatgattaataataaattactcAATTTACAATTCcccttaaattaattaaataatatatctaaaTAGGTTTATTTGCTAAGGGTTTTACCCGAttcaattggttacgatgattagtaatTTTCATTAATTcgttatttgttttaatcaaacctattgattacgatAGTTAACGATAATTAATTTCTATCTAATTAAAATACCTTAATTTGTTAATGattataatcgaatcaatcgttTAGGATAATTAACAATCCTTCATTAATTTATTAGTCGCTCTAATCAAACCAATTGATTACgatgattaataataaaataattcaattcccaaaacaattcaattaatctattaaaacacttcaatttgctaatggtgataatcgaatcaatcgattagaataattagcaattattcaaattgttaattatgttgatcaaacccattgatcaTCGCGACTAATGAAAACACATGATaattagggttgtacgccacatcaaaacatttctttcttcttcaaactacgaatttcaaaactacgaatttcaaaactgcgataaggtaattcaaaataccttcaaatacattcatatcaaatctaaggcgtacaaccctcccccgaactacgtagactctgatcctccctaaggaggtacgtaggcacttggataaccaaggcgagtccccttccccaaaaccccAATTAGGTTTAAATCTCACTTTTAACCCTATTTATTTTCTGTCATTAGCCATAAACCATGAACCTTGCCATAATACTCTTACAAACcttaaatgcaaaccttaggaaagggttaagggtgtctaacaccttcccttgacctgaatataataacttacccagatttcttaacttcgtagggtttcctattcgccctggtagaataggtggcgactctaaaattctaattttttaggGTAGGTTGCTACACGTAGCGCATCATTATTAGCCAGTCAATGAGTCCAAATCCTCTCTCATCCTCTCATACGTTGGTCAAATGCAGGGGGCCCAGCTGACTCATGTTTTTGACTCTTTccatttatcacatatttaagtatttttttaattcGGTTTGGTTTTATTTCAGCAAACAAATTTAGTACAACTGGCCAAAGCAGCATTCACGGACCATACAcagcctgggttcgatccccaggaaagaaatttatttttatcacttGCGAAGTTGGTAGATCCACCGCCTTTATCTCGTGATGGACCACCATGCGCCTCAAGCATCAACCACAGGATTACACCAAGGCCAGATCCAAGGGCACCTGGATGCGCTGTTCACCATGTTCCCTCAAGGAAGCACCCACACTGGATCCAGCGCCCTCAGTCaggtttttcttttattatttattttattttgcttctttttaaaaacctttttttttctttttcaacctaagtttttaatttatttttttaattaaatcaattgctttaattttaaaattaattaagttagataattaattaggatagttagttaattaattaggtaaattAGTTAGgattaacatttaatttaatattgttagataattttaggataattaattatttttaggttttcaaaccctgattttatttttggctaactatttttcaccatgactattaatcactgttttccctaacccttttaatttttgatctgtaaCCTTATAATTATGGAGGTTTTTTATGCGCGAATTCTTCCCTCATCCCATACTCTGTGATTGTCGAATGCCTTCTTtaaatatttttcctttttaattgcgcctttttatttctgcctttttatttaattatctgcctttatttcaattatttaaattttctgccatttaaattctagaaaatgtgtataggtcgcaataagttttcttgtaatagttgtaggttttattttctgcctttatttttctgccctacaggtgtttattgtaatagcgtaggaaattttaatTCTGCccttattttaattgcgtggttagtaatcctagggagtgcaagccttattaaaatgaattagaccacttatttacaagataaatatccgaacttaaccacatgattgtgccacacacacctttagggtaacccttcttatgctgcatgttgccttttaattacgattctaaaatagtcaagtccctcgattccgaggatacctaaagcaaatgctgccttaattcattgaaatcgtcataagattttgtccctcgatgctgcctcagaaataaagatgattgtctcattgctaaggtatcctcgcctgttgcctaaatgactattctatccttccccaaagactacctaccctctatatggtagggacagttttatggcgaacgatacttcctcgatgaccctttacatccaatgaaaggacttcctaccctcctatggtatggatagccctttcaaactgaaaagctaaaagaaaattgtttctaacttagggtaggtgctcctgattgcttgctctattcaaattcaaattcaaaattccaatctctttttcccactttttttcaaatactttcaaaacgaggctacacttatttacaatctaaagtccttattcaaaaatatttttctaatcacacacgtcaaacattttgaaaacaaagtgagctaagaaattaagagcccatggataaccatggatacaaagggtgcttacaccttccctttgtataacctaccccccgaactcaaaatcttttaaaggtctttttctgttcttttaacctttctatatattggataaaataaaagtcggtggcgactcttgcttaccgcgacatttcaaaaagtcagttctcccaccgtgttacaactTGTAAATTTAATTCACCCTCTTTTGGATTAATTGCAATACTTATATTCGGGTCCACTCCCTCTAATGTGTCCGCTCCGTCCTAGTCTATTTTTTTGCgaacataaattttttaatttttaggcttaaaagttGCAGTTCCCGTGGGCCTTCCCTGTCGCGCCCCCCCTTACCTTTTTACGGGATGAACCTTGATTTTAGGCCTGCACCCTCAACTATGCTCACCCCATACTGCCCCATTTTTTGTGGATTTTGCAGGACTGACCTAAATTGGGCAGACATGGTCGTTTTCTATCCTTCTTTATATgcatcatatttttttaaaaggcgGTATTTCGTTCATAATTTTGCAGATTTCCATTATTTTTACCAAAAATTTCATAAATGTCCGGTATTTCATcaaaaaattgtaaaatatctcgttattttcaaaaaaactttgGTATTTCTTCATCTAAATGAAaaaattgcaaagaatctgatACTACAACGATGTCGGAGTGTCAAGTCAAAGTGTGGGGGTGACAGGATAAAATCTCCAAGATTCATTTTATTGGTTAATAGGCTTTAGATTCCGGATCAATGGTTGGGCTCATTTTTACACCATTTGTTCAAGGATTTAATCTGGGACCCTGACTTATACTTGGCAACCCAACATATTTCATAGTTCCAAAACTGCCCCTAGACAAAATTGGATCAAAATGTGGGAACAAAATTTTTGGTAGTTCATTATGAATTTCCGAGAACATTTTCAAATTTTTGGTAGTGTATTTTTAAGTATCCAATATGAACTTTTTACCTGTTGTTTTTTATAAATCTggtatatttttttggatttttttaaagaattggTAGTTCTTATtcgataatataaaaaattataacactatcagaattttcaaaaagtgttgtagattattgatttttttgaaagtGTGAACTATCGGCAGTTTTCAAATATCCAAAAAACTATATCAGTTTTTTGTCGAATATAAACAACTATTGGTAGTTTTCAAAAATTTGGAAATCTATACCaaagtttttgaaaaattcgatatttcttcaaatatttatcAGAAATTTTTGACATTTCTTCGAAAAATTCAGTAAACGcaataaaaaatcccaaaaaaaattagtaagGGAATAAAAGTAATAGCAGCCCCATGTGTCTAGTGCCTGATATAATTTTGGGGATGGCAGGTTAAATTTTGTGCCTAATACCAAATTCATAAGATAACCATTtgattactaaaaaaaataaacaaaatttaaagttCAAATAATTAagttattcaataaatctaaaaaataaaatttatttataataatgattagaGTGAATTTTAAAAGCAGTTACaaaagttagttagttagttaccaACTAACTTAACATTAAATTGTCTTGGCCTAACAGTTGAACAATTTTATCAAAATCCATCTAATCCAATTGTTCTTAGACGTTGGAGAATTCAACTTGCCACCCCCAAATTAGCCATGACAACCCCCCAAAATGCATGAAAAGACCAAAATGTCCATCCAAAATCATTTACCACATTTTTCAAAATCTGCGGAGAGCACCAGATTTTTCAAATTCTTGGGAGATACCGAAATTTGAGGAGCTTACCAGAAATTTCACGAATACAAGTAATTTTTCGGTACTTttatgaaatttccggtattttttaCCAGAAACTGTGAAATTTCACAATTTTCGGTATTTTGTACCGGGAATTTCAAAATCTACGGTATTTTGtatcgaaaatttcaaaattttcggtatcttaataaatttttaaaaataccataaattttgaaatttccggtattttgtcCAGTACCTGAAATTTTGAAATATtcggtatttttttattttttttaaattctatttttcttatatttttaatttttttcagtgAGGACTAAAGTCAGGGATGTTAATGTTGCGGGTCGGACTATCGATAGAGCCGAGGCTCGTGCTCGGGATGATGCTGATGAGGCTGATACGTCAGTCTTACATGCTGgacgtcttgctccgaccgattCTAACCGGAAACGGAAGGCTGAGCAGGCGCAAGCGGGTAGGGGTTTCGTGCACCTCGGCGCAGGGGTGGTAAAGCTTCCACTGCTGTGGACGGGCAGGTGCAGCATGATGTGGTTGTAGAGGTTATGCCGGAGGTTGTTGTTCAGCAGGAGGTTGTGCAGCAGGAGTCGGTGGCTATTGTTGGGGAGGGGGCTGCTGATGAGAGGGTACCTATAGTTGAGGAGCAGGTACCTATAGTTGAGGAGCAGGTACCTATTACTGATGAGGGGGTGGTTAGAGTTAAGGAGCGGGTGGCTGTGGCTGACGAGGGGGTTGTTGAGGAGCGGGAAATGCATAATACGGTACATCTATAGAGCCATAAGTACACActatcgctaccgcgaaaaatggatcagagtcgccactagtatatttatcccatcgagggaaaggaatatcagaacacctagaaaagaataaaaacaaggtcttgcgaccagagaaaaTGGGTACGggagtgttagctgaagattttgaCTAAAGAATTGTAATAATTTGGAGTATTGGATTATGATAAAGAAATGGTTCTCGTAGAGCtatttaaggctatgtttggatagactaaaatgaacggagcggaatggagtgGAGCGGAATGAAGCGGAACagagcggagcggaatggaataaaGATGGTGTTCCACTGTTTGGTTATTTCATGACGGAATATAATTATTTtgtcattccgcccaaatcggagggtatAAAAAATGATAGAAAGTGATGGAATgggatggaatgcattccatccgtttccgctccattccatccgtttttaatcaatccaaacaatggaaCCTAAGTTAATAccattccgctccattccattccactctcttccatcaatccaaacataccctaaggGTCTTTCTCTTTGGAAGAGATGTTATTCGACCAAGAATAACTTTTATAATCTTTTACAAGCATCCTTCGACGGAAGCACTGGCATAGTCGAAATGCTGAAGCGGaaagatttgaaattcaaatggaACGACTTTGTCTGGCGGACGTGTGGGAACATCTGAAGTGAAGTAAACGTTCGAAACGTCGAACGTGGTAGAAAATCTATGtagagaccgttagggtcgaaatagtataaataggagtgctATTGTTTAGATTAATATGTTCGAATCAATATacagaaaattcacaaaaatactcgaagtaccagcgtgagagaaaagagtctttgctgaaataatgtatgtgtgaagaacatcatatttacatttcaTGTTATTTGTTCAATGCAAAGTTATATTTAAAGTTGAAAGTCATGTTATTTATGCATTtactttatttcattttaaagtcatttacttattgcaatttacattagaaagttgtatatattcacaaACTAGAAAGATtattgactatgtcctaggatcaatctagtcgatcctgcgagtaaccagattgtttaaacactttggaggactagcggttgtttgtcagaaatcactggtaaacagggagtcggttacgcaaggggaaggtgttagcacctctcacgtttgtggtactccacatgatccacctatgtttgtttctatctaaagggtgtctaaagTCTAAGCctaatgtgaatgcatgcaaaagaaacacggggaaaagaaagaattatttACAATCGTGCTTGCTTAGGCctcgcgacccaatgcctacgtatctcttACCAGGAATTAGAGTTACCGTAGTTCGGCTAAAAaaaatttctatttgttttgtgttttttaggtgaatagagattaaggtcacaatccacgatgctcgacctttggagacttacacgcctaagtATGGAATAGACCTAACTTGTTCTTAGAAGAGAAGGAACATgggtttatgttttttgatgtaattccatgatgaacaaaacccactacaaggcttcgcaccatttccttactttgtttgaatttgaatatttattaaatattttgagtgTTTATGATTGGATGTTTTttaaagggaatttatttgtgacttggatcataccaaaaaaagttaattatttagagaaatacaccaaggtctacacctcaatcatttctctaagtAGTAGTCAAAAAATAGACCAAGGTCTACatctcaatcatttctcttccactAAGTAGGAAAGAAATACACCAGGGTCTACACCCCAATTATTTTTTTCCACTATAAAAGAAGTAGCAGTATGATCCTCGTCagtatttattaggtgttttagagttgaaaaagaaaaagaaatgaataaGGGAGACTAACCTAATATACTAACCTAATGATTGTTGTTTTATTAAGAAAGTGGAATCTAAGTCTAATTAAGAGTGAACTAATAACCTAAGGGAAATTACTAAGTAGAAAGGGGAAAAAGTCATTtaagttgaccaaagtcaactttaacaactaggggtattttggaaatttcacaaagcataaaaaatattcacaaaaataaaaggaataaatccTAAactaacaaggaaaataaatcaaaagcacattgatattttttatctagcctaaaacaattttttatgaaataaaactaaaaactaagtgtttttAAACATGGACCAATAAAAAATGGGTTAAATATCTtagtggtccctataaatatggcacttttcacttatagtccctacaaaaaatttcatcaaATTTTGATCCTCACAAAATTTTCCGTCACGAATTTTGGTCCCTACCGTTAGATTActctaacggaggcttacgtggcacgccacgcGTCACGCCACGTCAGTAACAGTCAACACTAAAGAAAAAGAGActgattgcgggggttttaaaccccctttaaataactaaaaaaacaataattttttacaAGTAATTAATCAAACAATTTTGGTACAAAAatctgaaaataattttttgtctATATCAAATAATTcctgaaaattaaaatacaaattttggtacaaaaatatgaaaataatttttttctgaaaattaaaaaaagatttgattcttttcctaaaaaactatttttttagaaattttttttttttaataagcaattgattgattgaaagttcgcactaggggtgcaacccttacaaaaaaacacaaggccCTAGAGGGAAAAAGGAACGGATAATGGAAGTTTAAACCATTCATAGTAAATTGGTCTAAACTTAGTATATCCACTACATAACCACCTCCAAGAAAGAAAGACAATGTTAGAACAAATGACATCAAAACAAAAAACCTCCCCCTTAAAAATAATGGCATTCCTCATAAGCCAAATACTCCAAATAGTAGCAAACCAAACGTAGTTGATCAAAATACGACGTTTACTACAATTCACCTTTTCTTGAATGACATCAAAACTAAGCATCTCCTCTTCGGTAAATTCGTTCGGTGTGCCAAGCCATAAGAAGACATGCTTCCAAATACCTTTCACCTCTTGGCAATTGAAAAAAagatgggaagaagattcaaggcaAGAGCCACACATCACACAATCCGGACAAGTAACGTTAACAACACCTCTATTCAACAATTGGTCTCTAGTTGGTATCCGATCAATGAAGACTTTCCAAGCAAAGATCTTAATCTTCGGCGGGAGCTTAAGATCCCACAACACTTTCAACGAATCGATAACTTTAGGATCCCAAGCTAAAGGTTTGGCATTATCAACCGCATGAGCCAAACTTGAGACGGAAAAAACGTTGTCTCCATTGAAGGACCAAGAGAAAGTGTCTCGACTTAAATCGCAAGGAAGGAATCCGCAGAGCATGTCGACAAACCGAGCCCAGTTCTGGCTGGCAGCAGCCGCGGCTGTTATGCTACTGTCGAAAATGGAATCGGCCGAGAACAAAGCTTCCCACCTCCATCTATGTATCCCATCCATCCATTCTAAAATATCCGCCACCGTGCAATGTTTCTTGCTAGAAAGAGCATATAAATCCGGAAAGACCAAGCGTAGAGGTTGATCGCCCAACCACCTATTATGCCAAAAAAGAACATCTTTGCCATTCTTGCAACAACACATGAAACTCCCGGAAAAATCGTTTGCGACCCTATCCTCCAACAAATTAATCTTGCATAAATCTTTCCACCAAATAGATTCACCCTTTCTTTGCCACATTCCCCCGTCAACTTGAATTCTAATTTTAGGACAAAAGTACCTAGCTTTTATAAAACTATTCCAAATAGCCTCATCGTCATGCAAGATTCTCCTCTTCCATTTTAAGAGAAGAGCATTAttcatttttttagaaaattaaattctgAAAATATAtcattagattttattataatatcAATGAGAACTTTTATACATTTTAACACATATCTTCCTTATTTCTTCTAAACATTTGGTTTGCTCTAAATTCCATTCTTAAACTGCTACCATTTGGTTTATTGTAATTTTTGCTAACAACTCACATACTAACATgattcttattaatatttctaattaaCTAATgtgattttaaatataaaaaattgcatCCTCTCAACATTTCAGATTTTaccatattttattaattaataaaattatattctatttatttaaaGTACACTAtaaaattgataattttttaaataaagtacaaaatcttattaaaaaattatctaaaaaaagaaaaaatattaaataataaataacaaatgtgatttataataaaaaaaaaatcgcaTTGATTTTCTAAGCTTGTGTTTGTTGGGCTAATGAAGGGGAAAGTAATGACTATTGAGTCATTGATGTAGTCATTTTTGTCCACTTCAATGTAGCAACCAACATTTTCAAAATTGAAATTGGATATCTCTTAATCTAAAGGACATATTGTTGATTATCTCAATGATATTTTACTTAAGAAATGATCTTTGCTTTTTGACTCTGTAccattctttttttaattaacttaCACTGTTGAATAGCTAGAAATAAGGAAACTATGGTAGTACTATGATTTTCCTTTAAATATGTTAAGCATTTTCAAAATGACTGGGCTGACCAGTGTATAGTTTAGATGTTTATTTGGCTTTACCGTCAAACCTACTTGTGGAATAGTCTTAAAGTTGTATATAATCTTGCATCTAGTTTTTTTAGATGGGAAAGCCATTGACTTTTGGCCATCTGCTTCCTGGAATCTGTAGCTTTCTTCTGTGCCAAGATTTATGAATCTAAACTAGCATTATCAAGCACTGGGAATTGGGGGTATAATTGGCTTTGCCGATTTGGACATTTTAACCAATTGCTTTTGCAGGggttctttttcattttctatcCAAACAAATTAAggtttttctttgttttaaaTGACTGCGCTGCTTTTAATTAGTTAGGTCTACATGTTTTTGCTCTTGAATAATGTTATCAAGACTCTTCAAATTGTTAACTGCAAAAGCAATTCAGGCAACCAATTTTTAAGCAAATTAATGTGCCAAAGCAAGAGGATTCTTCTCAAGGAGTGACCTTTTCATTTGCTGGCCGTGATCAGGGAAATGTTTCCAGCAGTACATTTCATGCATCCGAAACACAAAATCAACTTGAACCAGTTACTTCCAAAGAAAAGTCTATATTTGTTCATGATAGGTTAAGGATACCTGTTTCCTACGACGATGATCTGCTTGGAGAGAATCCAGTCAATCATGCAACCT encodes:
- the LOC131593378 gene encoding uncharacterized protein LOC131593378 translates to MNNALLLKWKRRILHDDEAIWNSFIKARYFCPKIRIQVDGGMWQRKGESIWWKDLCKINLLEDRVANDFSGSFMCCCKNGKDVLFWHNRWLGDQPLRLVFPDLYALSSKKHCTVADILEWMDGIHRWRWEALFSADSIFDSSITAAAAASQNWARFVDMLCGFLPCDLSRDTFSWSFNGDNVFSVSSLAHAVDNAKPLAWDPKVIDSLKVLWDLKLPPKIKIFAWKVFIDRIPTRDQLLNRGVVNVTCPDCVMCGSCLESSSHLFFNCQEVKGIWKHVFLWLGTPNEFTEEEMLSFDVIQEKVNCSKRRILINYVWFATIWSIWLMRNAIIFKGEVFCFDVICSNIVFLSWRWLCSGYTKFRPIYYEWFKLPLSVPFSL